One genomic region from Amycolatopsis sp. FBCC-B4732 encodes:
- a CDS encoding histidine kinase yields the protein MTYPRALGRALALTARSLLSWFDVLVELIAFALLCVGLVFFLGPAVEWARGRSTTARALAGRWCGVEVEAPYQPEPPEPVRERDGWYRDGNTLYKRAFWIRWQHRLTWALEDPAAEREFAWQLVNPLLTLFLPVAVLVGGPSVLRGYGRWTRWWLGPRPVVERRGNRLQRHLESLGHQIGILVLSLVQFVFSAWQLVVIAVATPVAAPVVLWSRTITDTLRRETGNWTGVRIARPYLPPPGLPVPRPDGLYQVGKQLYDEPFWPVQHARRRWILRDRATWRDLAGGGLIPLVSLALTLPTVALLGWGLVGLVTLWGWRPFVSSPVRWLVLPEVSTHLGALAQTPLALAMIVAGLVPTTWLARQQARFVKVWLGPTESSRLARRVERLKQTRTDVTVAQAAELRRIERDLHDGIQSRLVAMGMKLGAVEALVDTDPAAAKRLAAELRASSSEALTELRVLIRGIHPPVLSERGLLDAIRALALDSPLKVPVTGSLPDRLEEPAEACAYFTVSELLGNAAKHGAKRASIEVSFDEDLLTLVVTDEGPGGANPARGSGLRGIERRLGAFDGRLTLTSPIGGPTRATVELPCQIDPEPLSPKTSTSSETV from the coding sequence ATGACGTACCCGCGTGCCCTCGGCCGGGCGCTGGCGCTGACCGCGCGTTCGCTGCTGAGCTGGTTCGACGTGCTGGTCGAGCTGATCGCGTTCGCGCTGCTCTGCGTCGGGCTGGTGTTCTTCCTGGGCCCCGCGGTCGAATGGGCCCGCGGCCGCTCGACGACGGCCCGGGCGCTGGCCGGGCGCTGGTGCGGCGTCGAGGTCGAAGCGCCGTACCAGCCCGAGCCGCCGGAGCCCGTGCGCGAGCGCGACGGCTGGTACCGCGACGGCAACACGCTCTACAAGCGGGCGTTCTGGATCCGCTGGCAGCACCGCCTCACCTGGGCGCTGGAGGACCCGGCGGCCGAGCGCGAGTTCGCGTGGCAGCTGGTGAACCCGCTGCTCACGCTGTTCCTGCCGGTCGCCGTGCTGGTCGGCGGGCCGTCGGTGCTGCGTGGCTACGGCCGGTGGACGCGCTGGTGGCTCGGCCCGCGGCCGGTGGTCGAACGCCGCGGGAACCGGCTGCAGCGGCACCTGGAATCGCTGGGGCACCAGATCGGCATCCTCGTGCTTTCCCTGGTGCAGTTCGTCTTTTCGGCGTGGCAGCTGGTCGTCATCGCCGTTGCCACGCCGGTGGCGGCCCCCGTCGTGCTGTGGAGCCGGACCATCACCGACACGCTGCGCCGCGAAACCGGGAACTGGACCGGGGTGCGGATCGCCCGCCCGTACCTGCCGCCGCCCGGCCTGCCGGTGCCGCGACCGGACGGGCTCTACCAGGTCGGCAAGCAGCTCTACGACGAGCCGTTCTGGCCGGTGCAGCACGCCCGCAGGCGGTGGATCCTGCGCGACCGGGCGACCTGGCGCGACCTCGCCGGCGGCGGCCTGATCCCGCTCGTCTCGCTGGCGCTGACCCTGCCGACGGTCGCGTTGCTCGGCTGGGGGCTCGTCGGCCTGGTGACGCTGTGGGGGTGGCGGCCGTTCGTGAGCTCCCCGGTCCGCTGGCTGGTCCTGCCCGAGGTGTCGACGCACCTGGGTGCGCTCGCGCAGACCCCGCTGGCGCTGGCGATGATCGTCGCCGGCCTGGTCCCGACCACCTGGCTCGCCCGCCAACAGGCCCGCTTCGTCAAGGTGTGGCTCGGGCCGACCGAGTCGTCCCGGCTCGCCCGGCGCGTCGAACGGCTCAAGCAGACGCGCACCGACGTCACGGTCGCGCAGGCGGCGGAGCTGCGCCGGATCGAGCGCGACCTGCACGACGGCATCCAGTCCCGGCTGGTCGCGATGGGCATGAAGCTCGGCGCGGTCGAGGCGCTGGTGGACACCGACCCGGCCGCGGCGAAACGGCTCGCGGCCGAGCTGCGCGCGTCGTCGTCGGAGGCGCTCACCGAGCTGCGGGTGCTGATCCGCGGCATCCACCCGCCGGTGCTCTCCGAACGCGGGCTGCTGGACGCCATCCGCGCGCTGGCACTGGACAGCCCGCTGAAGGTGCCGGTCACCGGCTCGCTGCCGGACCGGCTCGAGGAGCCGGCGGAGGCGTGCGCGTACTTCACGGTGTCCGAGCTGCTCGGCAACGCGGCGAAGCACGGCGCGAAACGGGCGTCGATCGAGGTTTCCTTCGACGAGGACCTGCTGACGCTGGTGGTGACCGACGAAGGCCCGGGCGGCGCGAACCCGGCCCGCGGGTCGGGACTCCGCGGAATCGAACGCAGGCTGGGCGCCTTCGACGGTAGGTTGACGCTGACCAGCCCGATCGGCGGGCCGACCAGGGCGACCGTGGAGCTCCCGTGTCAGATCGACCCAGAACCGTTGTCGCCGAAGACCAGTACCTCCTCCGAGACGGTCTGA
- a CDS encoding response regulator transcription factor — MSDRPRTVVAEDQYLLRDGLTHLLAAHGFDVVAAVGSGPELADALREHRPEVSIVDVRMPPTNTDEGLQVALAARREVPGLPILVLSQHVEQLYARELLADGTGAIGYLLKDRVFNADQFIDAVRRVAAGGTVMDPEVIAKLVAGNATDPLAALTAREREVLGLMAEGCSNAAIAAKLHFSEGAVGKHTANIFAKLGITASDDTNRRVLAVLAYLGADA, encoded by the coding sequence GTGTCAGATCGACCCAGAACCGTTGTCGCCGAAGACCAGTACCTCCTCCGAGACGGTCTGACGCACCTCCTGGCGGCGCACGGCTTCGACGTCGTCGCGGCGGTCGGCAGCGGTCCCGAACTGGCGGACGCATTGCGGGAACACCGGCCCGAGGTGTCCATTGTGGACGTCCGGATGCCGCCGACGAACACCGACGAGGGCCTCCAGGTCGCGCTGGCCGCCCGCCGCGAGGTCCCGGGGCTGCCGATCCTCGTGCTCTCCCAGCACGTCGAGCAGCTGTACGCGCGCGAACTGCTGGCCGACGGCACGGGCGCGATCGGCTACCTGTTGAAGGACCGCGTGTTCAACGCGGACCAGTTCATCGACGCCGTCCGCCGGGTCGCCGCCGGCGGCACGGTGATGGACCCCGAGGTGATCGCGAAACTGGTGGCGGGCAACGCCACCGACCCGCTGGCCGCGTTGACGGCCCGCGAACGCGAGGTGCTCGGCCTGATGGCCGAAGGCTGCTCGAACGCGGCGATCGCGGCGAAGCTGCACTTCAGCGAAGGGGCGGTCGGCAAGCACACGGCGAACATCTTCGCGAAGCTCGGGATCACGGCTTCGGACGACACGAACCGCCGCGTGCTGGCCGTTCTCGCCTACCTCGGCGCGGACGCCTAG